One Paenibacillus sp. FSL W8-0186 genomic window carries:
- the hisC gene encoding histidinol-phosphate transaminase — MLPKSRIVNLPVYQPGKPAEEVKKELGLEEVIKLASNENPYGCSPRVRAAIEAELANITQYPDGSSAELTEVLAQHLGVSREQIIFGCGSDEVIALICRAFLLPGDETVMADQTFSVYDTNSRIEGATIIEVPLQDGTHDLEGMLAKVGEKTKIVWICNPNNPTGTIVTDDALRSFLDRVPAHVLVVLDEAYAEYVTDASYTDGISLLGKYSNVIVLRTFSKIYGLASLRIGYGVGQPEVIQLINRVREPFNTSRFGQAAAKASVADLDFVKECRDKNAEGIRYLSSEFDRLGLAYFPAHGNFMLVQVNRPGGEVFQELMKLGIIIRSGFGKYPDYIRVTVGTKEQNVKFIAALEQVLKKDQVQV, encoded by the coding sequence ATGCTGCCCAAATCCCGAATAGTTAATCTTCCTGTGTACCAGCCAGGCAAGCCTGCCGAGGAAGTGAAGAAGGAACTAGGCCTGGAGGAAGTTATTAAACTGGCCTCCAATGAAAATCCATATGGCTGCTCCCCACGCGTCCGCGCGGCGATTGAAGCAGAACTCGCTAATATTACCCAGTACCCTGACGGCAGCTCTGCGGAATTGACCGAGGTGCTTGCACAGCATCTTGGGGTCAGCAGGGAACAGATCATTTTCGGCTGCGGTTCCGATGAAGTCATCGCCTTGATCTGCCGTGCATTCCTGCTGCCTGGTGACGAAACGGTCATGGCTGATCAGACCTTCTCCGTTTACGACACGAATTCACGCATCGAAGGGGCGACGATTATCGAAGTTCCGCTGCAGGACGGCACGCATGACCTTGAAGGCATGCTCGCCAAGGTAGGGGAGAAGACCAAGATTGTCTGGATTTGCAACCCGAATAACCCGACGGGCACTATCGTCACGGACGATGCCCTAAGATCGTTCCTTGACCGTGTGCCGGCCCATGTTCTTGTCGTGCTTGACGAGGCATACGCCGAGTATGTAACCGATGCTTCCTACACGGACGGAATCAGCCTGCTTGGCAAATATTCTAATGTGATCGTCCTGCGGACTTTCTCCAAAATCTACGGCCTCGCATCCTTGCGGATCGGTTATGGCGTCGGACAGCCGGAGGTGATTCAGCTGATCAACCGCGTTCGCGAGCCGTTCAATACGTCCCGCTTTGGTCAAGCAGCTGCCAAAGCCTCTGTTGCAGATCTTGATTTTGTGAAGGAATGCCGGGATAAGAATGCTGAAGGGATCCGTTATTTAAGTTCGGAGTTTGATCGGCTTGGATTGGCCTATTTTCCGGCCCATGGCAATTTCATGCTGGTTCAGGTCAATCGGCCGGGAGGGGAAGTATTTCAGGAATTGATGAAGCTGGGCATTATTATTCGTTCCGGCTTCGGCAAGTATCCGGACTACATTCGCGTGACCGTAGGAACCAAAGAGCAGAACGTGAAATTTATCGCCGCTCTGGAGCAGGTCCTAAAGAAAGACCAGGTACAGGTGTAG
- a CDS encoding DUF2487 family protein, producing the protein MKFSEIEAASWEELRPYLDTCLIPVTGLTGSEQPHEVTAALERLRDVMDWIEIPFKGRVVTYPSFQYGRDNILSQINEICHNVKLSGFNYIIVASADVELPAEYIPHADLIVAASEFKEVQGAEASAEVGRKIQQMWQQG; encoded by the coding sequence ATGAAATTCAGTGAAATCGAGGCGGCGTCATGGGAAGAGCTGCGACCGTATCTGGATACTTGCCTCATTCCGGTCACCGGGCTCACCGGGAGCGAGCAGCCACATGAAGTGACCGCTGCGCTGGAGAGGTTAAGAGACGTTATGGATTGGATCGAGATTCCATTCAAGGGAAGAGTGGTAACATATCCTTCTTTTCAATATGGACGGGACAATATATTGTCGCAAATAAATGAAATTTGTCATAATGTCAAGTTATCTGGTTTTAACTATATTATCGTCGCGTCTGCCGATGTCGAGCTTCCGGCCGAATATATTCCTCATGCAGATTTAATCGTTGCCGCAAGCGAATTTAAGGAAGTTCAGGGTGCTGAAGCAAGCGCCGAAGTTGGCAGGAAAATTCAGCAAATGTGGCAGCAGGGCTAA
- a CDS encoding sporulation protein YpjB encodes MSVTRDKKRRGLLVLLYALLTVCWMVQHPGMAAAMNSDSEVSSATERDERLKSFETVTERLYNVMQQGDTSAAHQEMDQLIRTLEGLSFRGVTSVDGIHALAECIMDTRETINRVKLSPEAWVETSARLRLAVNSLTHKRDALWQQYYKVMSSSLQDMGKARSAGNRTGFKEALQSLQANYELIRPAALIQRDAADVNKFESWLSYMERLGGDASWDEAALKGAIDQGGPLLQELFGRKGHEPVFLPIIGIRSPWYWSALIGGWIMLALTYTAMRKYQAEQDVSPVQRPK; translated from the coding sequence ATGTCCGTGACGCGGGACAAGAAGAGACGGGGGCTGCTCGTGCTGTTGTATGCACTGCTGACTGTATGTTGGATGGTGCAGCATCCGGGCATGGCTGCGGCCATGAATAGCGATTCCGAAGTATCGTCTGCAACGGAACGGGACGAGAGGTTGAAGAGCTTTGAAACGGTGACAGAGCGCCTGTACAATGTCATGCAGCAAGGAGATACGTCGGCAGCGCACCAGGAAATGGATCAATTAATCCGGACTCTTGAGGGGTTGTCGTTTCGGGGGGTGACTTCTGTAGATGGCATACATGCTCTCGCGGAATGCATTATGGATACTAGGGAGACGATCAACCGGGTGAAGCTGTCGCCTGAAGCGTGGGTTGAGACGTCCGCACGGCTAAGGCTGGCCGTAAACAGCCTGACGCATAAACGGGATGCCCTATGGCAGCAATACTATAAAGTGATGTCCAGCAGTCTGCAGGATATGGGAAAGGCACGATCGGCCGGTAACCGAACGGGATTCAAGGAAGCGCTGCAATCCTTGCAGGCGAATTATGAATTGATCAGGCCGGCTGCGCTCATTCAACGGGACGCAGCAGACGTGAACAAGTTTGAATCATGGCTGTCCTATATGGAGCGGCTTGGGGGAGATGCTTCCTGGGATGAGGCGGCGCTGAAAGGAGCGATCGATCAAGGGGGGCCGCTGCTGCAGGAGCTGTTTGGGCGCAAAGGCCATGAGCCTGTTTTTTTGCCGATCATCGGGATTCGGAGTCCCTGGTACTGGAGCGCCCTGATCGGCGGCTGGATCATGCTTGCGCTGACTTATACGGCGATGCGCAAATACCAGGCCGAACAAGACGTATCTCCGGTGCAAAGGCCTAAATAA
- a CDS encoding ubiquinol-cytochrome c reductase iron-sulfur subunit, with protein MSIHNDEHESSHKPPTRKEMSRRQFLTYTLGGATAFMVGGAALPMVRFAVDPILQKKGEGTFVKVVEVSKITTEPQEFTFELQQQDGWYSSTASLVAWIRKDESGNIYALSPICKHLGCTVGWNTNASFPEQYHCPCHGAHYTKEGKQLAVASAPLDEYKVMLKDDWVYLGEIIPNSIVK; from the coding sequence ATGAGCATTCATAACGACGAGCATGAATCATCGCATAAACCGCCTACACGTAAGGAAATGTCCCGTCGGCAGTTTCTTACATATACGCTGGGGGGCGCTACCGCTTTTATGGTAGGGGGTGCAGCGCTGCCTATGGTACGTTTTGCTGTAGACCCGATTCTGCAGAAGAAAGGCGAGGGCACCTTTGTTAAGGTAGTTGAAGTCAGTAAGATCACAACTGAGCCGCAGGAATTCACGTTCGAGCTGCAGCAGCAGGACGGCTGGTATTCGAGCACAGCATCACTTGTCGCTTGGATCCGCAAGGATGAGAGCGGCAATATTTATGCGCTTTCACCGATCTGTAAGCATTTGGGCTGCACGGTCGGCTGGAACACTAATGCGAGTTTCCCTGAGCAGTACCATTGTCCTTGTCATGGCGCGCATTATACGAAAGAGGGCAAGCAACTCGCTGTTGCGTCCGCTCCGCTAGACGAATACAAGGTCATGCTGAAGGATGATTGGGTCTATTTGGGTGAAATTATCCCGAATAGTATCGTGAAATAA
- the trpA gene encoding tryptophan synthase subunit alpha has translation MNAAATNALDLTFGRLKAEGKTALMPFITVGDPDPDATVDILVALQEAGADIVELGVPYSDPLADGPVIQRASERALVHHITIDTCLDTARKAKERGVTMPFVLFTYYNPALQIGLDRFFSKLQEAEISGLIIPDLPYEESAEVLALADAANIRLVPLVAPTSNDRIARIMSSARGFIYCVSSVGVTGERSSFFEGVEQFINSVKEQTELPVAIGFGISSREQVRRFSEICDGVVIGSAIVRKIEESIPLLQNPETKSQGLLQIRDFVAQLKS, from the coding sequence ATGAATGCAGCGGCAACCAACGCACTAGATCTTACTTTTGGGCGGCTTAAGGCTGAGGGAAAAACGGCGCTGATGCCTTTTATCACGGTTGGCGACCCGGACCCGGATGCGACTGTGGACATCCTTGTCGCCCTGCAGGAAGCAGGAGCTGACATTGTGGAGCTTGGAGTTCCTTATTCGGATCCCCTTGCCGACGGACCGGTCATTCAGCGCGCCTCCGAGCGGGCTCTCGTGCACCATATCACCATTGATACATGTCTCGATACGGCGCGAAAGGCTAAGGAACGCGGTGTGACGATGCCGTTCGTATTGTTTACCTACTACAATCCGGCCCTGCAAATCGGCTTGGACCGTTTCTTCTCCAAGCTACAGGAGGCGGAGATCAGCGGACTGATCATCCCTGACTTGCCTTATGAAGAGTCGGCAGAGGTGCTCGCTCTTGCGGATGCGGCTAATATACGGCTCGTACCGCTTGTTGCGCCGACTTCCAACGACCGCATCGCACGCATTATGTCTTCAGCCCGCGGCTTTATTTACTGTGTATCATCGGTAGGTGTGACGGGGGAAAGATCGTCCTTCTTCGAAGGAGTCGAGCAGTTTATCAATTCCGTCAAGGAACAGACGGAATTGCCCGTGGCGATCGGCTTTGGCATATCGAGCCGCGAGCAGGTGCGCCGCTTCTCGGAAATTTGCGATGGGGTGGTCATCGGCAGCGCGATCGTACGTAAAATTGAGGAATCCATTCCTCTGTTGCAAAATCCAGAAACAAAGTCACAAGGCTTATTGCAAATCCGTGACTTTGTGGCACAATTAAAATCATAG
- a CDS encoding prephenate dehydrogenase, producing the protein MPIKVAIFGVGLIGGSLALCLKGKPGLTVVGHSHRPESQQKIMDRGVVDAVTSSMEEAACDADFIFLCVPVGSLEPYLRKLSELPLKQGCIITDVGSTKASVAACAAMLSLPGVHFIGGHPMAGSERSGVEAASSLLFENAYYVLTPSEDVPEDSYRKLEDLLSYTKAQIVRVDPVLHDEIVGAISHLPHIIAVALVNQIRTYNNTDADGLYRLLAAGGFRDITRIASSDPVIWRDILLSNRDILLTLLKDWNREIEGFIHLLESRDGEGIEAAFATANQFRSELPERRKGAITSLYDIYIDVPDHPGIIGQIATQLGDQHINLSNMQIIESREDVPGVMRLSFRQESEMERAKQHLQSLNYKVYV; encoded by the coding sequence ATGCCAATTAAAGTAGCAATATTCGGAGTAGGATTGATTGGCGGTTCGCTGGCGCTTTGCCTGAAAGGCAAGCCCGGCTTAACCGTCGTTGGGCACAGCCATCGTCCCGAGTCCCAACAAAAAATTATGGATCGCGGCGTCGTTGACGCCGTGACTTCATCTATGGAAGAAGCGGCCTGCGATGCCGACTTCATTTTTTTGTGTGTGCCGGTCGGCAGTTTGGAGCCTTATCTGCGGAAACTTAGCGAGCTGCCGCTCAAGCAGGGATGTATCATTACAGATGTCGGCAGCACGAAGGCCTCGGTAGCCGCCTGCGCGGCGATGCTAAGCCTCCCGGGCGTCCATTTCATCGGCGGTCATCCGATGGCGGGGTCGGAGCGTTCCGGCGTTGAGGCTGCCTCCTCGCTGTTATTCGAGAATGCGTATTATGTGCTGACTCCTTCAGAGGATGTTCCGGAGGATTCCTACCGGAAGCTGGAGGATCTGCTTTCCTATACCAAAGCGCAAATTGTACGGGTAGATCCGGTGCTGCACGATGAAATTGTCGGGGCTATCAGCCATCTGCCGCATATTATTGCGGTAGCGCTCGTCAATCAAATTCGCACTTATAACAATACGGACGCTGATGGCTTGTACCGATTGCTTGCCGCTGGCGGCTTTCGCGATATTACGCGAATCGCTTCAAGCGACCCGGTGATTTGGCGTGATATTTTACTGAGTAACCGGGATATCCTCTTAACTTTGCTTAAGGATTGGAACCGCGAAATCGAAGGGTTTATTCATTTACTGGAATCGCGGGACGGGGAGGGCATCGAGGCGGCGTTCGCCACCGCTAACCAATTCCGCAGCGAGCTTCCAGAGCGGCGCAAAGGCGCAATTACTTCACTGTACGATATTTATATCGATGTGCCGGATCACCCGGGAATTATTGGTCAAATCGCGACACAGCTCGGCGATCAGCATATTAACCTGAGCAACATGCAGATTATCGAGAGCCGGGAGGACGTTCCAGGGGTGATGCGCTTATCCTTCCGCCAAGAGTCGGAAATGGAACGGGCAAAGCAGCATTTGCAGTCTTTAAATTACAAGGTGTATGTATAG
- a CDS encoding menaquinol-cytochrome c reductase cytochrome b/c subunit, which produces MAHVDKSKEKVVFVGDSRVRKGNGFITPPDYTAYPGKSEAFIPNFLLKEWMVGVVVLVGFLVLTISEPAPLGYPANPSASVIPMPDWYFLFLYQYLKYPYASGDWVVLGTLGIPGVAFGGLLLAPFLDRGKERRFYRRPIASSLMFLSLAAVVYLTNVAWTHYTTELEKTGTKPEHIQREEEAREKREQGLPTSNAIRQKEVAIVDKDDPAMETYKKATCINCHAADLKGTAAPSLRGIGDKHSKDEILTIIHDGYKTMPPMYETATKAGLSDEEIDHLAEWLAKQKAEQ; this is translated from the coding sequence ATGGCTCACGTAGACAAATCGAAAGAAAAAGTCGTATTTGTCGGCGATTCGCGCGTACGCAAGGGTAACGGATTTATCACTCCTCCCGATTATACGGCATATCCGGGCAAATCGGAGGCGTTTATTCCGAACTTTTTGTTAAAAGAATGGATGGTCGGAGTCGTCGTGCTTGTAGGGTTTCTCGTACTGACCATTTCGGAGCCCGCTCCGCTCGGTTATCCGGCTAACCCAAGCGCATCGGTTATTCCGATGCCGGACTGGTACTTTCTATTTCTGTACCAGTATCTGAAATATCCTTATGCTTCGGGAGATTGGGTCGTGCTTGGAACACTCGGTATTCCGGGCGTGGCATTCGGCGGTTTGCTGCTTGCTCCGTTCCTTGATCGCGGGAAGGAGCGCCGCTTCTATCGCCGTCCAATCGCTTCATCGTTAATGTTTCTGTCGCTGGCAGCAGTCGTTTATTTGACGAACGTAGCCTGGACACATTACACGACTGAACTGGAGAAGACGGGCACGAAGCCGGAGCACATTCAACGCGAGGAAGAGGCTAGGGAGAAACGGGAACAAGGTTTGCCTACCTCGAACGCGATTCGGCAGAAAGAAGTGGCCATCGTGGATAAAGATGATCCGGCGATGGAGACATACAAGAAAGCAACCTGCATCAACTGTCATGCTGCTGATTTGAAGGGAACCGCGGCTCCATCATTGCGTGGAATCGGCGACAAGCATAGCAAGGATGAGATTCTGACGATCATCCATGATGGCTATAAAACGATGCCGCCAATGTATGAAACTGCGACCAAGGCAGGTCTGTCCGATGAGGAAATCGATCACTTGGCCGAATGGCTTGCGAAACAAAAAGCCGAACAGTAA
- a CDS encoding cytochrome b6, with the protein MFKNVYNWIDERLDITPIWRDVADHEVPEHVNPAHHFSAFVYCFGGLTFFITVIQILSGMFLTMYYVPDIINAYASVEYLQTQVAFGQIVRGMHHWGASLVIVMMFLHTLRVFFTGSYKAPREMNWVVGMLIFFVMIGLGLTGYLLPWDNKAYFATKVTLEIANSVPVLGPVIKELLQGGTIVGAETLTRFFAIHVFFLPAVLLILLVGHFIMIRRQGISGPL; encoded by the coding sequence ATGTTTAAAAATGTGTACAACTGGATTGATGAACGTCTTGATATCACGCCGATTTGGAGAGATGTTGCGGACCACGAGGTTCCCGAGCACGTTAACCCGGCGCATCACTTCTCCGCTTTCGTGTATTGCTTCGGCGGCTTGACGTTCTTTATTACTGTAATCCAGATTTTGTCGGGGATGTTCCTTACGATGTATTACGTTCCTGACATTATTAATGCTTACGCCAGTGTGGAGTACTTGCAGACACAGGTCGCATTCGGCCAAATCGTCCGCGGTATGCACCACTGGGGAGCAAGCTTGGTCATCGTCATGATGTTCCTTCACACGCTCCGGGTATTCTTCACGGGCTCCTACAAGGCGCCGCGGGAGATGAACTGGGTCGTGGGCATGCTGATCTTCTTCGTCATGATCGGACTCGGTCTGACGGGTTATTTGCTGCCATGGGACAACAAAGCGTATTTTGCAACGAAGGTTACGCTTGAAATCGCTAACTCTGTACCGGTTCTCGGGCCTGTCATCAAAGAGCTGCTTCAGGGCGGTACCATCGTAGGGGCTGAGACGCTTACTCGGTTCTTTGCTATTCACGTGTTCTTCCTTCCGGCCGTGCTGCTTATCCTTCTGGTAGGACACTTTATTATGATCCGCAGACAGGGTATTTCCGGTCCGCTATAA
- a CDS encoding sigma-70 family RNA polymerase sigma factor has translation MTDSQMIREIKEGNTELYSELMRRYQRKILAFIYHMLKSAHMELLAEDLCSETFYKAFRSLNSFREVDASFSTWLYTIARNTVLSELRKQRAGSVPLEESGIVPVAPNELAPEQAILRSEKVELVREAINNLPEKQRSALILREYDQLDYQEIASVLGQSVSAVKSLLFRARSSVKSQLEPYFYEQIYEPYEGMKSR, from the coding sequence ATGACGGATTCCCAAATGATTCGTGAAATTAAGGAAGGCAATACAGAGCTGTATTCGGAGTTGATGCGGAGATATCAGCGTAAGATATTGGCCTTTATCTATCACATGTTGAAGAGCGCTCATATGGAGCTGCTCGCAGAAGATTTATGCTCGGAAACGTTCTATAAAGCATTTCGGAGTCTGAACTCCTTCCGCGAAGTGGATGCATCATTCTCAACCTGGCTGTATACAATCGCCAGAAATACCGTGCTAAGTGAGCTGCGTAAGCAGCGAGCAGGCAGCGTCCCGCTGGAAGAGAGCGGTATTGTACCGGTGGCGCCTAACGAGCTTGCACCGGAGCAAGCGATATTGCGCAGCGAGAAGGTTGAATTGGTGCGTGAAGCGATTAATAATCTTCCGGAGAAGCAGAGGTCGGCGCTCATCCTTCGCGAGTACGACCAACTGGATTATCAAGAGATCGCGAGTGTGCTGGGTCAAAGCGTAAGCGCAGTGAAGTCTCTGTTATTCCGTGCACGCAGCAGCGTGAAAAGTCAGCTTGAACCCTACTTTTATGAACAGATTTACGAGCCGTATGAAGGGATGAAAAGCAGATGA
- a CDS encoding IDEAL domain-containing protein, with amino-acid sequence MDQMKVTYEVMLGLAAEMIWDEALRKHRSEQIYSEIDSALAKGDEEAFRALTEELKALEDLKECR; translated from the coding sequence ATGGATCAAATGAAGGTAACTTACGAAGTGATGCTTGGCCTGGCCGCGGAGATGATATGGGATGAAGCTCTACGCAAACACCGTTCCGAGCAAATTTACAGTGAAATAGATTCCGCTTTGGCCAAGGGTGACGAAGAAGCCTTTCGAGCTTTGACAGAAGAACTTAAAGCGCTGGAGGATTTGAAGGAATGCCGTTAA
- a CDS encoding zf-HC2 domain-containing protein, with amino-acid sequence MNCREAQELFGLISDLPDHDPQRKMLEWHILGCEYCAAEYSLWQESIEMIHELPVELSADEAERVNRKVMDRIYAESPWLAPGGEHSKVTNRIRRRVSIWSACFLAVFLCSFLVFLIGGYGQSNDSIRPATGVLKPVVITEDMGSSAEFPIFDLSNVSRGIVEPFVMQMGPAYPQYWMVLSMAGMLLALISYSGIRRVRR; translated from the coding sequence ATGAATTGTAGAGAGGCCCAAGAGCTGTTCGGATTAATTTCCGACTTGCCGGATCATGATCCCCAGCGTAAAATGCTGGAATGGCATATTTTGGGCTGCGAATACTGTGCGGCTGAATACTCCTTATGGCAGGAAAGTATAGAAATGATTCATGAACTGCCGGTGGAGTTGTCAGCAGATGAGGCGGAGCGGGTGAACCGCAAAGTCATGGATCGCATCTATGCGGAATCGCCCTGGCTCGCACCTGGCGGTGAGCATAGCAAAGTTACCAATCGGATTAGACGGCGCGTATCCATTTGGTCCGCCTGTTTCCTGGCAGTATTCTTGTGCAGCTTCCTCGTATTCCTGATCGGTGGATACGGCCAGAGCAATGATTCGATCAGACCGGCTACGGGCGTGCTTAAGCCCGTTGTTATCACTGAGGATATGGGTTCCTCGGCGGAGTTCCCCATATTTGACTTGTCGAACGTCTCGCGGGGGATTGTAGAGCCTTTTGTTATGCAAATGGGTCCTGCCTATCCGCAATATTGGATGGTCCTGTCGATGGCAGGCATGCTGCTGGCGCTCATATCCTACAGCGGCATACGCCGGGTAAGGAGATAA
- a CDS encoding DUF1405 domain-containing protein: protein MRLSLLWSREFLTSRFILWALFISNLLGTVYGYIWYEAQLRETWANYPRWLIPFVPDSPTASLFFTLALLFLMFPATLSKYNRIHTLIEALAVVTSVKYGIWAVSIIFAGAYQGEVLVWQDWMLVASHLAMAVEALLFVRFFKYGTVMLLAAGAWTFLNDFIDYSFGVYPWLPKALWDDVGYVAVFTVALTGASIAAGWIAMRAAKRI, encoded by the coding sequence TTGAGGCTGTCATTATTATGGAGCCGGGAGTTTCTGACCAGCCGGTTCATTCTATGGGCTTTGTTCATAAGTAATCTGCTAGGCACGGTTTATGGGTACATATGGTATGAGGCGCAGCTTCGGGAGACTTGGGCCAATTATCCGCGCTGGCTGATTCCTTTCGTGCCGGATAGCCCTACAGCTAGTTTGTTTTTTACGCTGGCGCTGCTATTTCTAATGTTTCCGGCCACATTGTCGAAGTATAACCGGATTCACACATTAATTGAAGCGTTAGCGGTGGTGACGAGCGTCAAGTACGGTATATGGGCGGTAAGCATTATTTTTGCGGGTGCATATCAGGGCGAGGTGCTCGTATGGCAGGATTGGATGCTGGTGGCTTCCCATCTAGCTATGGCTGTGGAAGCGCTACTGTTCGTCCGCTTTTTCAAATACGGCACGGTTATGCTGCTAGCAGCGGGGGCTTGGACATTCCTAAATGATTTTATAGATTATTCGTTTGGCGTATATCCTTGGCTGCCGAAGGCGCTCTGGGACGATGTTGGGTATGTGGCGGTCTTTACTGTGGCGCTGACGGGAGCCAGCATAGCAGCCGGTTGGATAGCCATGAGAGCAGCCAAAAGAATATAA
- a CDS encoding gamma carbonic anhydrase family protein, with the protein MLLNYQGKRPAVDASVFIAEGAKLIGDVTVGKDSSVWFNAVLRGDLAEIRIGERTNLQDGVIGHVNTGQPLIVENDVSVGHAAIIHGCHIGRGTLIGMGAIILNGAAIGEYALIGAGSLVTENTVIPAYTLALGSPARVVRELTEADLQRMKLTTDSYVVKGKEYRI; encoded by the coding sequence TTGTTACTGAATTATCAGGGAAAACGGCCTGCGGTGGATGCTTCCGTATTTATTGCAGAAGGCGCTAAACTGATCGGTGACGTAACCGTCGGTAAAGACAGCAGCGTTTGGTTCAATGCGGTGCTTCGTGGAGATTTGGCTGAGATCCGAATTGGGGAGAGAACTAATCTTCAGGATGGGGTTATAGGCCATGTCAATACCGGGCAGCCCTTAATCGTTGAAAACGATGTCTCTGTTGGCCACGCCGCGATCATTCACGGCTGTCATATAGGCAGGGGCACTTTAATCGGCATGGGGGCTATCATCTTAAACGGAGCAGCTATTGGTGAATATGCTTTAATAGGAGCAGGTTCTTTAGTCACGGAAAATACAGTCATCCCCGCTTATACGCTTGCTTTGGGCTCACCCGCAAGGGTTGTCCGCGAACTTACGGAAGCCGATTTGCAGCGAATGAAACTGACGACCGACAGCTATGTTGTGAAAGGAAAAGAATACAGGATCTAG
- a CDS encoding histidine phosphatase family protein, with protein MIVGLIRHGLTDWNAAGRIQGQSDIPLNDEGRRQALMLAERLQRESGERPWDFIITSGLSRAQETGAIIAEILQIPVYDPDSRLMERAFGQIEGLTSEERETLWGKDWYMLDLGQEKEDDIRRRALEFMEELGERYPDKRILVISHGALLAQLYTALYDNKYIERIGNLSLTILEKKDQDWDMLLYNCTKHLTENLKDSK; from the coding sequence ATGATTGTCGGATTAATTCGTCATGGACTAACAGATTGGAATGCGGCAGGGAGAATCCAAGGCCAAAGCGATATCCCGCTCAACGATGAGGGGCGCAGACAAGCTCTGATGCTTGCCGAGAGGCTTCAACGCGAGAGCGGTGAACGCCCATGGGACTTTATTATTACGAGTGGATTATCGCGCGCTCAGGAGACAGGCGCAATCATTGCCGAAATTTTGCAAATCCCGGTATACGACCCCGATTCCAGATTAATGGAGCGGGCCTTCGGCCAAATCGAGGGCTTGACCTCGGAGGAGAGGGAGACCCTTTGGGGTAAAGATTGGTACATGCTGGACTTGGGCCAGGAGAAGGAGGATGACATCCGGCGGCGAGCCCTCGAATTTATGGAAGAGCTGGGCGAGCGTTATCCGGATAAGCGCATCCTTGTCATTTCCCATGGGGCATTATTGGCCCAGTTATATACTGCGTTATATGATAATAAGTACATAGAACGGATTGGCAACTTGTCGCTTACGATTCTGGAGAAGAAGGATCAAGATTGGGACATGCTGCTTTATAACTGTACGAAGCATCTTACAGAAAATTTGAAGGATTCGAAATAA